The Pseudonocardia broussonetiae DNA segment CACCGGCACCAGCAGCGGCCACGCCCCGGTGCCCACCCCGACCAGCGCCAGTCCGAACCCGACGGCGCCGATGGCCAGGCCTGTGGGCCCGGCGGCGACGTAGCCGATGCGGCGCCCCAGCGGCTGCGCGAACACCCCCGTCAGCAGCGTCACCCCGGCCACGAGCCCGGTGATCGCCACCGCGATCTCGGGCATCGACGGCGTGAGCAGCAGTGGCAGGACCGTGACGGCGGTGGACGGGAACGTGAACACCCCGATCGCGACGGGCAGCACGACCAGCGCGAACGCCGTGCGCGCGCCGGGCGGGACGCCGAGGTCGACGATCTTCCCGCGGCGGCGGTCGGCGGGTGCGAGCGTCTCCGGGACGCTCGGCAGCAGCACCAGCCCGACGACCATCAGCACCACGTGCACGAGGTAGGGCAGCACCGTCGGCAGCGGCAGCCACTGCGCCATCAGCCCCGACACGAGCGGCCCGATCGCCCAGCCGCCGCCGAGCGCCGCGGTGGTGAGGCGGGCGGCGCGGGCGGACTCGCCGATGAGCTCGCCGAGCCACGCCGTGCCGACGCTGAACACCACGCCCGACACCGCACCCTGCAGGAACCGCCCGACGAACAGCAGCACGACCGACCCCGACGCCCCCAGGAACAGCAGCGAGGTGACGATCGACAGCACCACGAACGGCACGACGACCGGGCGCCGCCCGAAGCGGTCCGACGCCGGGCCGGCGAGCAGCAGAGCGGGCACGAGCCCGGCCGCGTAGACGCCGAACGCGCCGGTCAGGGCGTCGGAGGACAGGCCGAGCAGGTCGCGGTAGACCAGCAGCAGCGGTGTGGGCACGT contains these protein-coding regions:
- a CDS encoding MFS transporter; translated protein: MRRSAVLRLWTAVFVVAFGTNVPTPLLLVYRDLLGLSSDALTGAFGVYAAGLVPALLLAGPASDRFGRRPVVVPFVVLSIVTSLLFLGASGSVVLLFVGRFLQGAVSGVVFSVGTAWLGELIGESARAARLTTAALGGGWAIGPLVSGLMAQWLPLPTVLPYLVHVVLMVVGLVLLPSVPETLAPADRRRGKIVDLGVPPGARTAFALVVLPVAIGVFTFPSTAVTVLPLLLTPSMPEIAVAITGLVAGVTLLTGVFAQPLGRRIGYVAAGPTGLAIGAVGFGLALVGVGTGAWPLLVPVALLLGVGYGLCLAAGLTMVGELASPTARGALTGTFYACAYLGFGVPLLLSVAGGAGGFTRPLAVLTVIVAVAAALLALPAARRLVRPAVPVDAR